Proteins encoded by one window of Synechococcus sp. WH 7805:
- a CDS encoding DUF1257 domain-containing protein: MSHFSTVKTELRQLEPLRGALEDLGYAPDAGKQTVRGYRGQTVDAELSVAIEGGADFGFRWNSTSCAYEFVTDLDLWRQPVPVERFLSQLTQRYALRAVLEASRQEGFDLAQQTTVQDGSIELVVTRWDA, translated from the coding sequence ATGTCTCACTTCAGCACCGTCAAGACTGAACTCCGCCAGCTCGAGCCTCTCCGTGGCGCACTCGAAGACCTTGGTTATGCCCCTGATGCAGGGAAGCAAACCGTGCGTGGTTACCGCGGCCAGACCGTGGACGCGGAGTTGTCAGTTGCCATCGAGGGTGGTGCTGATTTCGGGTTCCGCTGGAATTCAACAAGCTGTGCCTACGAATTTGTGACCGATCTCGATCTCTGGCGCCAACCGGTCCCTGTGGAGCGTTTTTTGTCACAGCTCACCCAACGCTACGCACTGCGCGCCGTTCTCGAAGCCAGTCGCCAGGAGGGCTTTGATCTGGCTCAACAGACCACTGTTCAGGACGGCTCGATTGAATTGGTGGTGACCCGTTGGGATGCCTGA
- a CDS encoding DNA-directed RNA polymerase subunit gamma: MTNSNLRTENHFDYVKITLASPDRVMEWGQRTLPNGQVVGEVTKPETINYRTLKPEMDGLFCEKIFGPSKDWECHCGKYKRVRHRGIVCERCGVEVTESRVRRHRMGFIKLAAPVSHVWYLKGIPSYVAILLDMPLRDVEQIVYFNCYVVLDPGDHKDLKYKQLLTEDEWLEIEDEIYAEDSEIENEPVVGIGAEALKQLLEDLTLDEVAEQLREEIAGSKGQKRAKLIKRLRVIDNFIATNARPEWMVLDVIPVIPPDLRPMVQLDGGRFATSDLNDLYRRVINRNNRLARLQEILAPEIIVRNEKRMLQEAVDALIDNGRRGRTVVGANNRPLKSLSDIIEGKQGRFRQNLLGKRVDYSGRSVIVVGPKLKMHQCGLPKEMAIELFQPFVIHRLIRQNIVNNIKAAKKLIQRADDEVMQVLQEVIDGHPIMLNRAPTLHRLGIQAFEPKLVDGRAIQLHPLVCPAFNADFDGDQMAVHVPLAIEAQTEARMLMLASNNILSPATGEPIITPSQDMVLGAYYLTALQPDIQPVEFGDRSRTYSDLEDVIHAFEDKRLGLHDWVWVRFNGEVEDDDEREEPVSTETLSDGTRLEQWTYRRDRFDDDGALISRYILTTVGRVVMNHTIIDAVAAT, translated from the coding sequence ATGACCAACAGCAATCTCCGAACCGAAAACCACTTCGACTACGTCAAGATCACTTTGGCCTCTCCTGACCGGGTCATGGAGTGGGGGCAACGCACCTTGCCCAACGGGCAGGTGGTGGGTGAGGTCACCAAGCCCGAAACCATCAACTACCGCACGCTCAAGCCGGAGATGGACGGCTTGTTCTGCGAAAAAATCTTCGGGCCCTCTAAAGATTGGGAGTGTCACTGCGGCAAATACAAGCGTGTCCGCCACCGCGGCATCGTTTGTGAGCGTTGTGGTGTGGAAGTCACAGAGAGCAGGGTGCGTCGCCACCGCATGGGCTTCATCAAGCTCGCTGCTCCCGTGTCCCACGTTTGGTACCTGAAAGGCATACCCAGCTACGTGGCCATCCTTCTGGACATGCCCCTGCGGGACGTTGAGCAGATTGTTTATTTCAACTGCTATGTGGTGCTGGATCCCGGCGATCACAAGGATCTGAAGTACAAGCAGCTCCTCACTGAAGATGAGTGGCTGGAAATTGAGGATGAGATCTACGCAGAAGACTCAGAGATTGAAAATGAGCCTGTTGTGGGTATCGGCGCCGAGGCTCTCAAGCAGCTTCTCGAAGATCTCACCCTTGATGAGGTAGCCGAGCAGCTGCGCGAGGAGATCGCCGGCAGTAAGGGGCAGAAGCGGGCGAAGTTGATCAAGCGCCTGCGCGTGATTGACAACTTCATCGCGACCAATGCCCGTCCGGAATGGATGGTGCTGGATGTGATTCCGGTGATTCCTCCCGATCTGCGTCCCATGGTGCAGCTCGATGGTGGTCGTTTCGCAACGTCTGATCTGAATGATCTCTACCGCAGGGTCATCAACCGCAACAACCGATTAGCCCGTCTGCAGGAGATCCTGGCCCCTGAAATCATCGTCCGTAATGAGAAACGGATGTTGCAGGAGGCTGTTGATGCACTGATCGACAACGGCCGGCGTGGCCGCACTGTGGTTGGTGCCAACAATCGCCCCCTTAAGTCACTCAGCGACATCATCGAGGGCAAGCAGGGACGATTCCGTCAGAACCTCCTCGGCAAGCGAGTCGACTACTCCGGTCGTTCCGTGATTGTGGTCGGTCCAAAGCTGAAGATGCACCAGTGCGGTCTTCCCAAGGAGATGGCGATCGAGCTCTTCCAGCCGTTCGTGATCCATCGCTTGATTCGCCAGAACATCGTCAACAACATCAAAGCCGCCAAGAAGCTGATTCAGCGCGCCGATGATGAGGTGATGCAGGTGCTGCAGGAAGTGATCGACGGGCACCCGATCATGCTCAACCGTGCGCCCACGCTTCACCGCTTGGGCATTCAGGCTTTCGAGCCCAAGCTTGTGGACGGTCGTGCGATCCAGTTGCATCCTCTGGTTTGTCCGGCCTTTAACGCTGATTTCGATGGAGATCAGATGGCCGTGCACGTGCCCCTGGCCATCGAAGCCCAGACCGAGGCACGCATGTTGATGCTGGCCAGCAACAACATCTTGTCTCCAGCGACTGGTGAGCCGATCATTACGCCATCCCAGGACATGGTTCTTGGCGCCTATTACCTCACAGCCCTTCAGCCCGACATCCAACCGGTTGAATTTGGCGATCGGTCACGCACCTACTCAGATCTTGAGGATGTGATCCACGCCTTTGAAGACAAGCGTCTTGGCCTGCATGACTGGGTCTGGGTGCGCTTCAACGGTGAAGTTGAAGATGACGATGAGCGCGAGGAACCCGTAAGCACTGAAACGCTCTCAGACGGCACTCGATTGGAGCAGTGGACTTACCGAAGGGACCGTTTTGATGACGATGGAGCCCTAATCAGTCGTTACATCCTCACGACTGTGGGCCGCGTCGTGATGAATCACACGATCATCGACGCGGTGGCAGCCACCTGA
- a CDS encoding DUF2997 domain-containing protein, with protein MPQRTVRFKIRPDGRVEETVEGIAGDGCLQLTDRLEAALGTVERRQSTSEAFTTAQDLHQTQFVEPS; from the coding sequence ATGCCTCAGCGCACAGTGCGATTCAAGATCCGTCCCGACGGTCGCGTCGAGGAAACGGTTGAAGGAATCGCCGGTGACGGCTGTCTGCAGCTCACGGATCGCCTCGAAGCGGCCCTTGGAACCGTTGAACGGCGCCAGTCCACATCCGAGGCCTTTACCACCGCCCAAGACCTCCACCAGACCCAGTTCGTCGAGCCCTCCTGA
- a CDS encoding HEAT repeat domain-containing protein codes for MGDAFNSKRNDAMADLAIDPDVLASELAAELQGDPLDEIAPDDPEHDALQAARACDEGLAWLNQGHDQSLQGLRVFCEHRDPRAVPLLLPLLENSCPVVRMSAVYALGRNPSTQAVQPLLGLLQLDSNAYVRKATAWSLGNYSDAPVLNPLIRALQTDVASVRLWASVSLAEAGATSEAKADLAAGQLLVSLQIDSEPVVRSNCIWALARLHEHLVKSRQDQVVEAFVSALLKDREATVRDEARTALEQLDDPELVDRLKTLLDEGLLL; via the coding sequence ATGGGTGACGCATTCAACTCCAAGAGGAATGATGCGATGGCTGATCTGGCCATTGATCCTGATGTGCTGGCCAGTGAGCTGGCCGCTGAGCTTCAGGGGGATCCCCTCGATGAGATCGCTCCGGATGACCCGGAGCATGATGCGCTTCAGGCGGCCAGAGCCTGTGATGAGGGACTGGCATGGCTGAATCAGGGGCATGACCAGTCCCTGCAGGGTTTGCGTGTGTTCTGTGAGCACCGGGATCCCCGTGCTGTTCCCCTGCTGCTGCCGCTTCTTGAAAATTCCTGCCCCGTGGTGCGGATGAGTGCGGTGTATGCCCTTGGGCGCAATCCCTCAACCCAGGCTGTTCAGCCCCTGCTTGGGCTTCTTCAACTGGACAGCAATGCGTACGTCCGAAAGGCCACAGCTTGGAGTCTCGGTAACTACTCGGATGCTCCTGTCCTCAATCCCTTGATTCGCGCTCTGCAAACCGATGTGGCATCGGTTCGTCTTTGGGCCTCTGTATCCCTTGCCGAGGCTGGCGCTACCTCTGAAGCGAAGGCCGATTTGGCGGCGGGGCAGTTGCTTGTCAGCCTCCAGATCGACAGTGAGCCCGTTGTGCGCAGCAACTGCATCTGGGCCCTGGCCCGCTTGCATGAACATCTGGTGAAATCTCGCCAGGATCAGGTGGTTGAGGCGTTTGTCAGTGCACTGCTCAAGGATCGTGAGGCGACCGTGCGCGATGAAGCCCGCACTGCTCTTGAGCAGCTTGATGATCCTGAGCTTGTGGACCGGTTGAAGACCCTTCTTGATGAGGGACTGCTGCTCTGA
- a CDS encoding sodium:solute symporter family protein, with amino-acid sequence MARIDWWILIAYLASTLVLGLWLARRNRGEDDYFVAGRRLSGWLAGASMAATTFSIDTPLYVAGIVGTRGLAANWEWWGFGLAHVAMAVVFAPLWRRSGVLTDAAFTELRYGGAAAAWLRGIKAFLLALPVNCIGIGYAFLAMRKVVGALGIVSDQPIPAVGGLSDTLLLLIIVAALVLAYTVAGGLWAVVITDFIQLILALLGAAAVAWAAVHAAGGMGPLLEQLDALGRPELLSIVPWRWDDSGFNWIGGAGISVSTFLAYLTVQWWSFRRSDGGGEFIQRMLATRNEQEARLAGWVFLVVNYLVRSWLWVLVALAAVVLLPDQADWELSYPALAVQFLPPVVLGLVVVSLVAAFMSTVSTSVNWGASYLTHDLYQRFLRPDASQRELLLVGQLMSVILLVLGVITALISDSIGTVFRLVIAIGTGPGVVLVLRWFWWRINAAAELAAMLCGFVVGLVTSVVPLLQIADYGQRLMVTTGLTALVWLTVMLLTPPESPEVLERFVQTVRPPGPGWNRWRRRLDVQAVESLSTLMARFLFSSGILFGALLGSGAFLLHQQVWGWTGLVVAAVSLVMLRRLGRVATLV; translated from the coding sequence ATGGCACGCATCGATTGGTGGATTCTGATCGCCTATCTGGCCAGCACGCTGGTTCTGGGTCTCTGGTTGGCACGGAGGAACCGCGGCGAAGATGATTATTTCGTGGCCGGTCGCCGGCTCAGTGGTTGGCTTGCCGGCGCTTCCATGGCCGCGACCACCTTTTCCATAGATACCCCCCTCTATGTGGCAGGCATCGTCGGGACGAGGGGACTGGCGGCCAACTGGGAGTGGTGGGGATTCGGACTCGCGCATGTGGCCATGGCGGTGGTGTTTGCTCCCCTTTGGCGCCGCAGCGGTGTACTCACCGATGCAGCCTTCACCGAACTTCGTTATGGAGGTGCTGCGGCCGCTTGGTTGCGGGGAATCAAGGCCTTTTTGCTGGCACTTCCTGTGAACTGCATCGGCATCGGCTACGCATTCCTTGCCATGCGCAAGGTGGTCGGTGCTCTGGGCATCGTTTCCGACCAGCCCATTCCCGCTGTCGGTGGTCTCTCCGACACGCTCCTTCTGTTGATCATCGTGGCGGCGCTGGTGCTGGCCTACACCGTGGCCGGGGGACTCTGGGCTGTGGTGATTACGGATTTCATTCAGTTGATCCTTGCTTTGCTCGGTGCCGCGGCTGTCGCCTGGGCTGCAGTGCACGCAGCAGGTGGGATGGGGCCTCTCCTGGAGCAACTGGATGCTTTAGGCCGGCCTGAATTACTTTCCATCGTTCCCTGGCGCTGGGACGACAGCGGGTTCAACTGGATCGGCGGTGCAGGAATCAGCGTGTCCACCTTCCTGGCCTATCTGACCGTGCAGTGGTGGAGTTTCCGCAGGAGTGACGGCGGTGGTGAGTTCATCCAACGCATGCTGGCCACCCGAAATGAGCAGGAAGCACGCCTCGCCGGCTGGGTGTTTCTGGTGGTGAACTACCTCGTGCGTAGCTGGCTCTGGGTGCTCGTTGCCTTGGCGGCGGTTGTGCTCCTCCCCGATCAGGCGGATTGGGAGCTCAGCTACCCGGCTCTGGCTGTTCAATTTCTGCCGCCTGTGGTGCTCGGCCTCGTTGTGGTGTCCTTGGTGGCAGCTTTCATGAGCACGGTGAGCACTTCGGTGAACTGGGGTGCCAGTTACCTGACGCATGATCTGTATCAACGTTTTCTACGCCCGGATGCCTCCCAGCGGGAGCTCTTGCTGGTGGGTCAGCTGATGAGCGTGATCTTGCTCGTGTTGGGCGTGATCACGGCTTTGATCAGCGACAGCATCGGCACTGTTTTTCGGTTGGTGATCGCCATCGGCACGGGGCCTGGTGTGGTTTTGGTGCTGCGTTGGTTCTGGTGGCGGATCAATGCCGCCGCTGAACTTGCCGCCATGCTCTGCGGCTTCGTGGTGGGTTTGGTGACTTCCGTCGTTCCTCTTCTACAGATTGCTGATTACGGCCAGCGCTTGATGGTCACGACCGGGCTGACGGCTTTGGTCTGGCTGACGGTGATGCTGCTGACACCACCGGAATCCCCTGAAGTGCTTGAACGCTTCGTGCAAACGGTTCGCCCGCCTGGACCCGGCTGGAATCGGTGGCGTCGTCGTTTGGATGTTCAAGCAGTCGAATCGCTATCGACGCTGATGGCCCGTTTTCTGTTCAGTTCCGGCATTCTCTTCGGAGCTCTCCTGGGCTCTGGAGCGTTTCTGCTGCACCAGCAGGTGTGGGGTTGGACGGGACTGGTCGTCGCCGCAGTCAGTCTGGTCATGCTGCGCAGGTTGGGGCGTGTCGCCACCTTGGTCTGA
- the rlmN gene encoding 23S rRNA (adenine(2503)-C(2))-methyltransferase RlmN, with product MISTAQSKTLLGLGSSELERWAVTQGQSAFRGRQLHDWLYAKGARDLQEITVLPKSWRASLQDSGVSIGRLKEQDRKVAADATTKLLLATDDGETLETVGIPTDQRLTVCVSSQVGCPMACRFCATGKGGLQRSLYTHEIVAQVLSVREVMQRRPSHVVFMGMGEPLLNIEAVLDSIRCLNDDLGIGQRRITVSTVGVPRTLPKLAELAMERLGRAQFTLAVSLHAPNQTLREELIPTAHAYPYDALLDDCRHYLAITGRRVSFEYILLGGLNDHAAHAEELADRVGGFQSHVNLIAYNPIEEEEFQRPTRDRIEGFRRVLEGRGVAVSLRASRGLDQDAACGQLRRSRQQ from the coding sequence GTGATCAGCACTGCCCAGTCCAAAACGCTGCTCGGGCTCGGGTCTTCCGAGCTTGAACGCTGGGCTGTCACTCAGGGACAATCCGCCTTCCGGGGCCGACAGCTGCACGACTGGCTCTATGCCAAGGGAGCCAGAGATCTTCAGGAGATCACGGTGCTTCCGAAATCTTGGAGGGCGTCCCTTCAGGACAGTGGGGTGAGCATCGGACGCTTGAAGGAGCAGGACCGCAAGGTGGCCGCCGATGCCACCACCAAACTCCTTTTGGCAACTGACGACGGTGAAACGCTGGAGACGGTTGGGATTCCCACTGATCAGCGCCTCACCGTCTGTGTGTCAAGCCAGGTGGGATGCCCGATGGCCTGCCGCTTCTGCGCCACCGGGAAAGGGGGACTGCAACGCTCGCTTTACACGCACGAGATCGTTGCACAGGTGCTGAGTGTGCGTGAAGTGATGCAGCGCAGACCATCTCATGTGGTGTTCATGGGCATGGGGGAACCGCTGTTGAACATCGAGGCGGTTCTGGATTCGATTCGCTGTCTCAACGATGATCTCGGAATCGGTCAGCGCCGGATCACGGTGAGCACGGTGGGGGTGCCTCGCACGCTTCCAAAGCTGGCGGAACTGGCCATGGAGCGACTCGGTCGCGCTCAGTTCACCTTGGCCGTGAGCCTGCATGCTCCCAATCAGACACTCAGGGAAGAGCTGATTCCCACGGCGCATGCCTACCCCTACGACGCGCTTCTGGATGATTGCCGGCACTACCTGGCCATCACCGGCAGACGGGTGAGCTTTGAATACATCTTGTTGGGCGGTCTTAATGACCACGCAGCTCATGCTGAGGAACTTGCTGATCGGGTCGGTGGCTTTCAGAGTCACGTGAATCTGATCGCCTACAACCCGATCGAAGAAGAGGAATTTCAGCGTCCTACGCGGGATCGCATCGAAGGATTCCGGCGCGTGCTGGAAGGCCGTGGGGTGGCCGTGAGTTTGCGTGCCAGTCGCGGGCTTGATCAGGATGCCGCCTGCGGACAGCTGAGACGTTCACGCCAGCAGTAA
- a CDS encoding high light inducible protein, producing the protein MIEPTTIPVRRLPRYGFHTHTERLNGRMAMLGFIALLAVEIKIGHGLLVW; encoded by the coding sequence ATGATTGAACCCACCACGATTCCCGTACGCCGCCTTCCCCGGTATGGGTTCCATACCCATACCGAACGGCTGAATGGCCGCATGGCCATGCTCGGGTTCATTGCACTTTTGGCTGTGGAGATCAAGATTGGCCATGGACTGTTGGTCTGGTGA
- a CDS encoding ferredoxin gives MPDEGFLGVNNPAAAAYSASSLEGPDVSGFEPVLGGDLRERAVWVDEAVCIGCRYCAHVATNTFAIEPNLGRSRAIRQDGDSSERIQEAIETCPVDCIHWVQFEELPALRLQLEAQELLPLGLPSPARPRRQIPRGTQTD, from the coding sequence ATGCCTGATGAAGGTTTTCTCGGAGTGAACAATCCGGCTGCAGCGGCTTATTCCGCGTCCTCTCTGGAAGGTCCCGATGTTTCGGGATTCGAACCCGTTCTTGGCGGGGATCTGCGTGAACGAGCTGTTTGGGTAGATGAAGCGGTGTGTATCGGCTGTCGTTACTGCGCCCACGTCGCCACCAATACTTTCGCGATCGAACCCAACCTCGGACGTTCACGGGCGATTCGCCAGGATGGTGACAGCAGTGAGCGGATTCAGGAAGCGATCGAAACCTGTCCTGTGGACTGTATCCACTGGGTCCAGTTCGAGGAATTACCTGCCCTGAGACTTCAGCTTGAGGCTCAGGAGCTGCTCCCCCTCGGATTACCTTCACCGGCAAGGCCGCGGCGCCAGATTCCCCGCGGCACTCAAACGGACTGA
- a CDS encoding DNA-directed RNA polymerase subunit beta' — MTSTPSKSRKSSSKGSKAAKAAAAAAAAPKTRPLAKTPPPFRNRVVDKKGLKQLVAWAYKHHGTAATSAMADQLKDLGFRYATQAAVSISVNDLKVPEAKQNLLGQAEELITATEESYRLGVITEVERHTKVIDTWTETNERLVDAVKKNFNQNDPLNSVWMMANSGARGNMSQVRQLVGMRGLMANPQGEIIDLPIRTNFREGLTVTEYVISSYGARKGLVDTALRTADSGYLTRRLVDVAQDVIVREDDCGTSRCILVKAEDGKYGNRLVGRLTADQVVGSEGEVLAERNTEIDPPLSKRFEKAGVQAVSVRSPLTCEANRSVCRKCYGWALAHNELVDLGEAVGIIAAQSIGEPGTQLTMRTFHTGGVSTAETGVVRSKLEGTVEFGAKARVRPYRTPHGVNAQQAEVDFNLTIQPSGKGKPQKIEITNGSLLFVDNGQSIDADVTVAQIAAGAVKKSVEKATKDVICDLAGQVSYDPSIQPREVTDRQGNITHKAQRLGRMWVLAGDVYNLPPNAHPVVTAGATVTEGQVLAEASQASEYGGAIRLREALGDSREVQIVTTAMTLKDFKLQGESTHAGEIWHLEAKDGTRYRLNTIPGSKIGSGEVVAELNDDRFRTQTGGLVRFAPGLAIKKARSAKNGYEVNKGGTLLWIPQETHEINKDISLLMITDGQWIEAGTEVVKDIFSQTAGIVTVTQKNDILREIIVRGGSFHLCTEKKALERFQGDGVMVNPGEPIAKGISTETMVYVQTVETPEGSGLLLRPVEEYTIPNEAQLPDLGHVKQPNGPHLGLKASQRLAFKDNELVKSVEGVELLRTQLMLETFDTTPQMTVDVEAVPDKRAKTIERLQLVILESILVRRDTISDSSHGSTHTELQVEDGQSIKAGEVIATTQILCKQEGVAQMPEATADEPVRRLIVERPEDTLTISTNSQPVVTVGQRIVDGEELAAGQPSDCCGEIEKVESQSVTLRLGRPYMVSPDSLLHVRDGDLVQRGDGLALLVFERQKTGDIVQGLPRIEELLEARRPRESAILCKKPGTVEIKQGEDDENTTVTVIEADDAISEYPILLGRNVMVSDSQQVTAGELLTDGPINPHELLECFFEDLRSRKPLMDAAQEAIAKLQHRLVTEVQNVYKSQGVSIDDKHIEVIVRQMTSKVRVEDAGDTTLLPGELIELRQVEDTNQAMSITGGAPAEFTPVLLGITKASLNTDSFISAASFQETTRVLTEAAIEGKSDWLRGLKENVIIGRLIPAGIGFSGFEEELKAEAGPHPDILAEDPAGYRRMQNLRPDYTVDMPAAPAADATAVLDDPSDADLEATRSRHGIEAGSNFAAFARPDADNELKEEQVVDAEAVEGLQEEGLLSDE, encoded by the coding sequence ATGACCTCCACTCCTTCTAAGTCCCGTAAGTCATCCTCCAAGGGCTCAAAGGCTGCCAAGGCTGCCGCCGCCGCCGCCGCCGCTCCCAAGACTCGCCCTCTGGCGAAGACTCCACCCCCCTTCCGCAACCGTGTTGTTGATAAGAAAGGCCTCAAGCAACTGGTGGCTTGGGCTTACAAGCACCATGGCACTGCGGCCACGTCTGCTATGGCCGACCAGCTCAAGGACCTTGGGTTCCGCTACGCCACTCAGGCTGCCGTTTCCATTTCGGTGAACGACCTCAAGGTGCCTGAAGCAAAGCAAAACTTGCTTGGTCAGGCCGAGGAGCTGATCACCGCCACGGAGGAGTCCTATCGCCTTGGTGTGATTACAGAGGTGGAGCGCCACACCAAGGTGATCGATACCTGGACGGAGACCAATGAACGCCTTGTGGATGCGGTCAAGAAGAACTTCAACCAGAACGATCCGCTCAACTCGGTGTGGATGATGGCGAACTCTGGCGCCAGGGGAAACATGTCCCAGGTGCGCCAATTGGTGGGCATGCGTGGCCTGATGGCCAATCCCCAAGGGGAGATCATCGACCTGCCGATCCGTACCAATTTCCGGGAAGGACTCACCGTCACGGAATACGTCATTTCCTCCTACGGCGCCCGCAAGGGTCTGGTGGATACGGCTCTGCGCACCGCTGACTCCGGTTACCTCACCCGTCGTCTTGTGGATGTGGCGCAGGATGTGATCGTCCGTGAGGACGATTGCGGGACCAGCCGCTGCATCTTGGTGAAGGCGGAAGACGGCAAATACGGCAATCGACTGGTGGGGCGTCTCACGGCCGATCAGGTAGTGGGTTCTGAAGGGGAAGTGCTGGCTGAGCGCAACACCGAAATCGATCCTCCTCTCTCCAAACGTTTTGAGAAAGCTGGCGTTCAGGCAGTGAGCGTGCGTTCACCGCTCACTTGTGAGGCCAACCGTTCCGTTTGCCGCAAGTGCTACGGATGGGCCCTGGCTCATAACGAGCTGGTGGACCTCGGTGAGGCGGTTGGGATCATTGCTGCTCAGTCGATTGGTGAACCCGGAACCCAGCTCACCATGCGGACGTTCCACACCGGTGGTGTGTCCACCGCCGAGACCGGTGTGGTTCGCTCAAAGCTTGAGGGGACGGTGGAATTCGGCGCCAAGGCGCGCGTGCGTCCTTACCGCACCCCCCATGGCGTTAATGCTCAACAGGCAGAGGTTGATTTCAACCTCACGATCCAGCCATCCGGTAAGGGCAAGCCCCAGAAGATTGAGATCACCAACGGTTCGCTGCTTTTCGTCGACAACGGCCAAAGCATCGACGCCGATGTCACCGTTGCCCAGATCGCTGCTGGCGCGGTGAAGAAAAGTGTGGAGAAGGCCACCAAGGACGTGATCTGCGACCTGGCTGGTCAAGTCAGCTACGACCCCTCCATTCAGCCCCGTGAGGTCACCGACCGTCAGGGGAACATCACCCACAAGGCCCAGAGACTCGGCCGAATGTGGGTGCTGGCCGGTGATGTGTACAACCTGCCTCCGAATGCCCATCCGGTGGTGACCGCCGGGGCGACAGTGACGGAGGGTCAGGTGCTTGCTGAGGCGAGTCAGGCCAGCGAGTACGGCGGCGCCATTCGCCTGCGTGAAGCCCTAGGCGATTCCCGTGAGGTGCAGATCGTCACAACGGCCATGACCCTCAAGGATTTCAAACTTCAGGGTGAGTCCACCCATGCTGGAGAGATCTGGCATCTGGAGGCCAAGGACGGCACCCGTTATCGCCTCAACACCATCCCGGGGAGCAAGATCGGCAGCGGCGAGGTGGTTGCGGAACTCAATGATGATCGGTTCCGTACCCAGACCGGTGGTCTGGTGCGTTTTGCTCCTGGACTCGCCATCAAGAAAGCCCGCTCTGCCAAGAATGGCTACGAGGTGAACAAGGGAGGAACACTGCTGTGGATTCCTCAGGAAACCCATGAGATCAACAAGGACATCTCCTTGCTGATGATCACTGACGGCCAGTGGATCGAGGCCGGCACTGAAGTGGTTAAGGACATTTTCAGTCAGACGGCTGGCATTGTCACTGTCACCCAGAAGAACGACATCCTGCGCGAGATCATCGTTCGCGGAGGCAGTTTCCATCTCTGCACCGAGAAGAAAGCGCTTGAGCGTTTCCAAGGTGATGGCGTGATGGTCAACCCCGGTGAGCCAATCGCCAAGGGGATCAGCACCGAGACGATGGTTTATGTGCAGACGGTGGAAACACCTGAAGGCAGCGGTCTGCTGCTTCGACCCGTTGAGGAGTACACGATTCCCAACGAAGCTCAGCTGCCTGATCTGGGCCACGTCAAACAACCCAATGGACCTCATCTCGGCCTGAAGGCCAGCCAGCGTCTTGCCTTTAAGGACAACGAACTGGTTAAGTCTGTGGAGGGTGTTGAGCTGCTGCGTACGCAGTTGATGCTGGAAACATTCGACACCACGCCTCAGATGACCGTGGATGTGGAAGCGGTCCCCGACAAGCGCGCCAAGACGATCGAACGTCTTCAACTCGTCATTCTGGAGAGCATTCTTGTTCGACGTGACACCATTTCCGACTCCAGCCACGGATCCACTCACACCGAGTTGCAGGTGGAAGATGGCCAGTCGATCAAGGCCGGTGAGGTGATTGCCACCACGCAGATTCTCTGCAAGCAAGAGGGTGTTGCTCAGATGCCTGAGGCCACGGCCGATGAGCCTGTGCGTCGATTGATTGTGGAGCGTCCGGAGGACACGCTCACCATCAGCACCAACTCTCAGCCTGTTGTGACTGTCGGTCAGCGGATCGTGGATGGTGAAGAACTCGCTGCAGGTCAGCCCTCCGACTGCTGCGGTGAAATTGAGAAAGTCGAGAGCCAGAGCGTCACCCTGCGCCTGGGCCGGCCTTACATGGTCTCGCCGGATTCCTTGTTGCACGTTCGCGACGGTGATCTGGTGCAGCGCGGGGATGGACTTGCTCTGCTGGTGTTCGAACGCCAGAAGACGGGTGACATCGTTCAGGGCCTGCCGAGAATTGAGGAACTGCTGGAAGCTCGCCGTCCGCGTGAATCAGCGATTCTCTGCAAGAAGCCAGGCACCGTTGAGATCAAGCAGGGTGAAGATGATGAGAACACCACGGTGACGGTGATCGAGGCGGACGACGCCATCTCCGAGTACCCGATCCTTCTTGGGCGCAACGTGATGGTGAGTGACAGTCAGCAGGTGACTGCTGGAGAACTGCTCACTGACGGACCCATCAACCCGCATGAGCTTCTGGAGTGCTTCTTTGAGGATTTGCGCAGCCGCAAGCCCTTGATGGATGCGGCGCAGGAGGCCATCGCCAAGCTCCAGCACCGTCTGGTGACCGAAGTTCAGAACGTCTACAAGTCCCAGGGCGTCTCCATTGACGACAAACACATCGAAGTGATCGTTCGTCAGATGACCAGCAAGGTTCGCGTTGAGGACGCAGGGGATACGACCCTGCTGCCCGGTGAGCTGATCGAGCTCCGTCAGGTGGAGGACACCAATCAGGCGATGTCAATCACTGGCGGGGCTCCTGCCGAGTTCACTCCTGTTCTGCTGGGGATCACCAAGGCGTCCCTGAACACCGACAGCTTCATCTCCGCGGCATCCTTCCAGGAAACCACCCGTGTGCTGACCGAAGCGGCCATTGAAGGCAAGAGCGATTGGCTGCGTGGACTGAAGGAGAACGTGATCATCGGTCGCCTGATTCCTGCCGGCATCGGGTTCAGCGGTTTTGAAGAAGAACTGAAGGCCGAGGCCGGCCCGCACCCGGACATCCTGGCGGAGGATCCTGCTGGCTACCGCCGCATGCAGAATCTGCGTCCTGACTACACCGTGGACATGCCAGCGGCGCCAGCCGCCGATGCCACGGCCGTTCTTGACGATCCCAGTGATGCTGACCTGGAGGCCACCCGTAGCCGCCACGGCATCGAAGCTGGCAGCAACTTCGCTGCTTTCGCCCGGCCTGATGCCGACAACGAGTTGAAGGAAGAGCAGGTGGTGGATGCTGAGGCGGTGGAGGGTCTGCAGGAAGAGGGGCTGCTCAGCGATGAATGA